The Flavobacterium sp. IMCC34852 genome contains the following window.
TTGAATTCTAAGTTGCGTTATTTGAAATTCGAAAACGACGAACCTATCAAATTGTCACCAAAAGAGTCTGATTTATTAAAAATGATGGCGATTTACGAAAACGACTTAATGCCGAGAGAATTGGCCTTAACCAAAATTTGGAGAGAAGATAACTATTTCACTTCAAGAAGTATGGACGTTTACATCGCCAAATTGCGTAAATACCTCAAAGAAGATCCAAACGTTGAAATCCTCAACATCCACGGCGAAGGTTTCCGTTTGGTGGTGAAGAAATAAATTGAATCCCTGTCATTTGACGGGGATTTTTTTTTTGGAGCTGTTTCCGGCTTTCCATTCTATCTTTTTTAAAAGCCTGAGGGCTATTTAAAAAAGGATGCCATTACAATCCGGGCTAGGGCAACTTGCTATTTGAGCCATAATTGCAAAGCAAAGCAAGTCTTTTCTTCACGCTCAACCGCAAATATGACATGGTCTTCGGAAACTTTCTGCTTGATTTCAACCTTGTCGTTTAGCGAAACTTCTTTGAGGTAATTCATTTCAAAACTTTCAATTTTCTGGTTTTGAATCACCGCTACATCAACGCAATCCAAACACCATTCTAAATATTTCACACTATTGGCGTGGTTCACGATGTCTAAATCGGAAAGTTTCACTTTATGCTTGCCAATCGTTTGCATTTCATGCTGGAAATCGATTTTGCCAAACATTTTTTCAGTAGCTCTTTCGGTATATTTCTCAAAATGCTCATGCGGCAAAGCTAATGATTCAGGCCGTCGCGTTTTGGTATTAAAAACGGCCCAAAAAGTTTCACAGCCTATAATTTTTTCGTCACCAATATACATTTCCAAACAACGTATCGAACGCGAATTTTCAAGCGAGTTTATCCAAGTTTTTACGGTTACCGTTTCTTTCCATTTAGGCAAACGTTTGATTTCAACTCGCATCCGACTCAAAACCCAAGCCTGATGATGCGCTTGCATATCGCTAAAACTAATGCCACCTAATTCGGCATGAAAACCGGCCGTTAATTGCAAAATATTACACAAATCAGTGTATTTCAAATACCCATTAGGATAGCATTGTAAGAAAGTGATTTCCCAATTTTGTTGGAGTTTTGAGGTGAAATTTGCTGCAATAGGCATATAAATAATTATGAATTATGAATTATGAATTATGAATTATGAATTATGAATTATGAATTGGTTTTCTATATGCTCAATAATTTTTTTTCTGTCAACTTGATAATCAAACCAAGTGGCATTTTCACTACGCTTAAACCAAGTGATTTGGCGTTTGGCAAAACGGCGCGTATTTTTCTTGATTTCTTCTATGGCAAAATCTAAACTAATCTTTCCGGTAAAATAATCGAATAATTCTCGGTAGCCAACCGTTTGCAATGCATTCAATTGTTGGTGCGGAAACAATTGTTCGGCTTCCGCCAAAAGGCCTTCATTCATCATGAGGTCAACGCGTTGGTTGATTCGGTCATACATAATTGCCCTGTCGGCTTCCAAACCGAGGACAATAGGAGTGAAGTGGCGACTGTTTTTCTTTTGTCCGATAAAACTCGAATACGGTTTTCCGCTGCCTAAACAAACTTCCACAAAGCGTTTCATCCGTTGCGGATTTTGTAAAGTTTGTGGATTTTCAACACTTAGTTTTTGGTAATACACCGGATCTGATTTTTTTAATTTTTGCTGTAGGTAATCAATCCCAAGTATTTCAAAATCAGCATTTATTTGCTTTCTGATATTTTCGTTAATCTCCGGAAAATCGTCAAAACCTTTGAGTACGGCATCGACATACAAACCCGAACCGCCAACCATGATTTGGACGTTATTCTTCAGAAATAATTCGTCTAATTTAGCTATCGCTTCCTGCTCAAAATCACCAACAGAATAGGACTCGTGAATCGATTTGTTTTGAATAAAATGATGTGGTGCTGAATTGAGTTCTTCCTCGTTTGGAACCGCTGTGCCAACTCGCATCTCCTTGAAAAATTGTCGACTGTCACACGAAATAATATCACAACCGAAATGTTGGGCCAAAGCAATGCTTAGGGAAGTTTTCCCGATGGCTGTTGGTCCTATAATGGTGATTAAGTAGTTCAATGCACTTTGTTTTTTTAGCCCCGATTGCAGCTGGCTACCATGTAGCGCGGAAAGCGGGATTAGCTTCTAATTAAAATTTTACAATTCGAATTACTTTATGTCTTCGCAAATAACCTTGAATAATGGTTCGGGTGTCTCGGTTGTTTTGCATCGGGATGATTAGGTTTTTCAGGATTTCGATGTTGTTGACTTGGTAATTCAAATCGAAAAAGCAATAGCCTTTATAAATTCCGTTTTCAATCAGCACTGCGCTGCGTTCGTTAATATTTCTGCCACGGTCGATGATGACCATATTGTCATTGTCAAACTTCATTTCGCTGATGAATTCTGCTACGCGATCGTTATACTCTTCTGGCGGTTCTTGGTTAATGCAAGCGCCTTTGCACTCTTTGATTTTGAGTTGAAAACAACCATTCTTGGTCTCATATAAACCGTTGATTTTTTGGCACAATTGGTGTTCGGCGGTAATTTTATGCAATATGTTTTTGCCTTCTTGTATCGACGTAAAGGCCGTAATTTCTTTTTTGCGACCATCCGCTTTTTGAACTCTCAAAGCCAAATAGCCGTTTTCGTCTTTCTCCGCATACAAGGCATATTGGAAAATAGTTTTGCGTTGCGAACGGTTGTAAATTGGCTTATTGATTTTGATTTCTTCGCTTTCTTTGAGCAAAGCAATGAGTTCGCTGCCGGTTTCTTCATAGGTTACTGCAAAAACATCGCGTTGGATTTTCTTGCTTTTGCCTGAAGTTCCGGTGAAATGTTGGTTGATGCGTTTCTTGATATTCTTGCTCTTGCCAATGTAAATCAGATCTCCTTTTTCGTTGTGGATATAGTAAATACCGGTTCGAGTAGGCATGCTTTCTACGATATCGAGTAATTTGGGCGATAATCCTTTTTTAATTTCGGCTTTGATTAAGCTGATGAGAATTTCTTTAGAAACGTCTTTGTCCAAAATCATTTTGAATAATTTCACGGTAGCCAAAGCATCTCCGCTGGCGCGATGTCTGTCGGTTACCGGAATACCTAAGGAACGAACCAATTTTCCCAAACTATAAGAAGCTTGCCCGGGAATCAGTTTTTGAGCCAATTCGACCGTACAAAGCGTTGGTTTAACATAATCATAGCCCAATCGACTGAATTCAGTGCGCAAAATTCTGTAGTCAAACGAAGCATTGTGTGCTACAACGATACAATTCTCAGTGATTTCGATAATGCGTTTGGCGACTTCATAAAACTTAGGAGCCGAGCGTAACATAGCATTGTTTATTCCGGTCAATTTGACCACAAAGGGTTGAATGGGTTTTTCAGGATTGACCAAACTGATAAATTGGTCCACAACTTCGTGACCGTCAAACTTGTAGATGGCGATTTCGGTAATGCCTTCTTCGTTAAACTGGCCTCCGGTGGTTTCTATGTCGAGTATGGCGTACAAGTAAGTGATTAGTAATTAGTGAATAGTAATTAGCTTTTATCGTGTTCCAAAGATACTACTTCCTATGCGAACCATGTTACTGCCGCAATCGATGGCAAGTTGGTAGTCGCCGCTCATGCCCATGGATAGGGTTGTCAGTTGTCGGTTATTGGTTGTCGGTTGTTGGTATTTATCGAATAATGACTTTAGGTATTTGAATTCCTTTTCGATTTGTTGCACATTATCAGTGAAGGTAGCCATGCCCATTAAGCCGACAATTTTGATGTTTTGCATTTCTTTTAGTTCTTCTGAATTTAGTAATTCATCTAATTCTGTTTCATCTAAGCCGAATTTGGTTTCTTCTTCAGCGATGTGAATTTGCAACAGACAATTAATATTTTTTCTCCAACGAACGGCTTGGCGGTTGATTTCTTTGAGTAATTTCAAACTGTCAACCCCGTGAATCAGTTTCACATACGGCACCATGTACTTCACTTTGTTGGATTGCACGTGGCCAATCATATGCCATTCAATGTCCTTGGGCATTTGCTGCCATTTTTCGGTCATTTCCTGGATTTTGTTTTCCCCGAAAATGCGTTGGCCTGCATGGTAGGCTTCCATCAAATCGGTCACGGGTTTGGTTTTAGAAACCGCTACCAGTGTAACATTTTCAGGAAGAGAAGCTTTTATATCGAGAAGGTTTTGTGCTATTGACATGCTTATATTTTAATTTTCCACTTCGTACTTTGTAAATCGCACTTCTGACTTATAATTCATACACCATTAATCCGCTACGGAACTTGGGTTCAATATAAGTACTTTTTGGCGGCATAATCAAATTGTTATCGGCTAAAGCTTTAATCTCCGAAATATCGGAAGGGTAGAGCATAAAGCCTACTTCAAATTCGCCTTCGTCTACCAATTCTTTTATAGTTGAAATAGATTGCTTTCCGGGAATGTATTCGATACGTTCGTCGTTTCGCAAATCTTCTATGCCTAACAAAGGTTGCAACACTTTGTCGTATAAAATTTGAGCATCCAAATTCTCTAAAATGGAGGGTTGGCTTTTCTCCTGCTTGTAAAATAACGCATAAAAACTACCGTCGAGATACATGCCGAATTCAAACTTGCTTTGCGGTTTCCACAATTCTTGTTCTTTGTCTTTCAGAATGAAATTTTCGGAAAGTTTTTCGAGAAAATCTTCTTTTGAATAGCCATTTAAATCCCGAATAATTCGGTTGTATTCATAGATTTTTACATTGCTTTCGGCTATCAAAAAACTCATAAAATAGTTTAGGTTTTGATTGCCTAAATGTTGGTCTTCGTCAAAAAGTAATTCTGCTGAAGCCGAGCGGTGATGACCATCGGCTATGTACAACTCAGGTATGTTCTCGAATTGTTGGATTAACCAATGGATTTCGGTATCGGAATCAATTTTCCAAAGTTGGTGTTGCTCTTTATTGGTAGTCGAATAGTTGTATATAGGCGTACTCTTTTTCTTTTCGGCTATCCAAGTATTCAGTGCATCATTGTCCGGATAAGTGATTAAAACCGGTTCTGTATTGAAACCCGTTTGGTGCAAATAATCTTTGAAATATTCTACGCGGTATTGCAAAGTGTCTTCGTGTTTTTTGATGATGTTGTGCTTGTAATCATCGATAGAAGTTCCGGCAACTATTCCGGTGAAAGACTGGCTTTTAGTTTGAATTTCATATAGAAAAAAAACAGCTTTGTCTTCGGTCATAAAAATACCGTCATCTTTGAAATCTTGGTATTTGTGCGCCACACCTTTAAAGCGTTTGTCTAAAGTGATTTTTTGCGAATGCATGTACGCAGGATGAATCACATGCAAAAACGAATACGGATTAAAACTCAACCAAGCGGCTAGCTCGGCCGAACTGTAATCATCGTAGTTTCGGCAAGTCACCAAGGCCACTTTATCGGGTGTTGGACGAACGGCTTTGAAAGGGATTATTTTGCTCATTTTTTTGTGCTGTTAGCTCTTAGCTGTTAGCTCTTAGCGTTTTTGAAATTTGCTGATGGCTAACTGCTAATAGCTGATTGCTAAATAAATTGTTTGGATACTTTCTCAGCTTTTTTGGACTCTGAATAATCATAAAAACCTTCTCCCGATTTTACACCGAGTTTTCCGGCCATTACCATGTTGACTAACAATGGACAAGGAGCATATTTAGGGTTTTTGAAGCCATCATACATTACGTTTAGGATAGAAAGACAAACGTCTAATCCGATGAAATCTGCCAATTGTAATGGTCCCATTGGATGTGCCATTCCGAGTTTCATCACCGTATCGATTTCGCTTACGCCGGCTACGCCATTGTATAAAGTTTCGATGGATTCATTAATCATCGGCATTAGAATTCTGTTGGCTACAAAGCCTGGATAATCGTTGACTTCAGTTGGTACTTTGCCTAATTTCACCGATAAATCCATGATGATTTTGGTCACTTCATCTGAGGTATTGTAGCCTCTGATAATTTCCACCAATTTCATGATTGGCACCGGATTCATAAAGTGCATTCCGATTACACGTTCCGGATGAACCACTTGAGCGGCAATTTGCGTAATGGATATGGAAGAAGTGTTTGTAGCCAAAATTACATTGTGGTCACAGAGTTCGCTCAGTTGTTTGAAGATGTTAAGTTTTAAACCAACGTTTTCTGTTGCCGCTTCAACAACTAAATCACAACCTACTACGCCATCTTTGATATCGGTGTAAGTGATGATGTTGCCGATGGTTTGGTGTTTGTCTTCTTCAGAAATTGTTCCTTTGGTTACCATTCGGTCCAGGTTAGCGGCAATCGTTGCCATTCCTTTTTCCAATGATTTCTCGGAAACATCGATTAGTTTTACGGTAAAACCGCTTTGTGCAAAAGTATGAGCAATTCCGTTGCCCATGGTTCCTGCACCTATTACAGCAATTGTATTCATTATGTTTGTTAGTGTTTGTTTGAAGTTTCAGGTTTCAAGTTTAAGGTTAACTTGAAACAAATTATTTTTCGTTCATTGAATCAATAATCATATACGCCACGCGTAAGGCTTCCGTTCCGTCTTCTAACGTAACCACCGGATTGGTGTTGTTGTTGATGGCATCGGCGAAAGTTTCCAATTCGTCCAAAATGGCATTATTGGGCGCTACTTCCGGATTGTTGAAATAGATTTGTTTTTTTTCGCCTTCGGCATTTTGTAAAATCATATCAAAATCACCCGGAACTTCCGGTGCTTCTTTCATTTTTACGACTTCGCATACTTTGTCTAAATAATCCACCGAGATGTAGGCATCTTTTTGGAAGAAACGCGACTTGCGCATATTTTTCATAGAAATGCGGCTCGAAGTAATATTGGCCACACAACCGTTTTCAAATTCGATACGGGCATTGGCAATATCGGGTGACTGACTCAATACCGAAACACCGCTCGCGTGAACCGCTTTTACTTTCGATTTTACTACACTTAAAATTGCATCAATATCGTGTATCATTAAGTCTAAAACCACCGGAACATCGGTACCACGCGGATTGAATTCAGCCAAGCGATGGGTTTCGATAAACATAGGATTGTCGATTTGATTTTTGACTGCTGTAAAAGCCGGATTGAATCGCTCTACGTGACCAACCTGACCTTTGACATGGTATTCTTTGGCTAAAGCAATGATTTCTTCGGCTTCCTCCACAGTAGTAGCGATAGGCTTTTCGATGAAAACGTGTTTTCCCGATTTGATGGACACTTTGGCACATTTGTAATGAGAAAGAGTGGGAGTAACAATATCAATCACATCAACCGCATGGATTAATTTGGCTATGGTGTCGAAGCGTTTGTAACCAAACTCAGCCGCAATTTTTTCGGCGTATTCCGTGTTTTCATCATAAAAACCTACCAGTTCATATTTTTCAGATTGTTGTAGTAATCGCAAGTGTATTTTTCCGAGGTGACCGGCACCTAAAACGCCAACTTTGAGCATAGAAATAAATTTTACCAAAAATAGAAATTAATTAATAATTGGTAATTGATAATTGATAATTTGTTTTCTATTTTTACCAAAATAAATCTCTACCATCATTGAAAGACACCAACAAACATCAAGGACTTAGAAATCAATTGGCAAAGCAATTGGAAGAAAAGGGCATTACCGATAAAAACGTATTGGAAGCCATTAAGCGCATTCCGCGACATTTATTTTTGGATTCCGGTTTTGAAGATTTTGCTTATCAGGATAAAGCGTTTCCCATTGCGGCAGGGCAAACCATTTCTCAGCCTTTTACGGTGGCCTTTCAAACCCAATTATTGCAAGTAAAAAAAGACGATAAGATTCTTGAAATCGGAACCGGATCGGGTTATCAAA
Protein-coding sequences here:
- a CDS encoding acyl-[acyl-carrier-protein] thioesterase: MPIAANFTSKLQQNWEITFLQCYPNGYLKYTDLCNILQLTAGFHAELGGISFSDMQAHHQAWVLSRMRVEIKRLPKWKETVTVKTWINSLENSRSIRCLEMYIGDEKIIGCETFWAVFNTKTRRPESLALPHEHFEKYTERATEKMFGKIDFQHEMQTIGKHKVKLSDLDIVNHANSVKYLEWCLDCVDVAVIQNQKIESFEMNYLKEVSLNDKVEIKQKVSEDHVIFAVEREEKTCFALQLWLK
- the miaA gene encoding tRNA (adenosine(37)-N6)-dimethylallyltransferase MiaA; amino-acid sequence: MNYLITIIGPTAIGKTSLSIALAQHFGCDIISCDSRQFFKEMRVGTAVPNEEELNSAPHHFIQNKSIHESYSVGDFEQEAIAKLDELFLKNNVQIMVGGSGLYVDAVLKGFDDFPEINENIRKQINADFEILGIDYLQQKLKKSDPVYYQKLSVENPQTLQNPQRMKRFVEVCLGSGKPYSSFIGQKKNSRHFTPIVLGLEADRAIMYDRINQRVDLMMNEGLLAEAEQLFPHQQLNALQTVGYRELFDYFTGKISLDFAIEEIKKNTRRFAKRQITWFKRSENATWFDYQVDRKKIIEHIENQFIIHNS
- a CDS encoding exonuclease domain-containing protein; the protein is MYAILDIETTGGQFNEEGITEIAIYKFDGHEVVDQFISLVNPEKPIQPFVVKLTGINNAMLRSAPKFYEVAKRIIEITENCIVVAHNASFDYRILRTEFSRLGYDYVKPTLCTVELAQKLIPGQASYSLGKLVRSLGIPVTDRHRASGDALATVKLFKMILDKDVSKEILISLIKAEIKKGLSPKLLDIVESMPTRTGIYYIHNEKGDLIYIGKSKNIKKRINQHFTGTSGKSKKIQRDVFAVTYEETGSELIALLKESEEIKINKPIYNRSQRKTIFQYALYAEKDENGYLALRVQKADGRKKEITAFTSIQEGKNILHKITAEHQLCQKINGLYETKNGCFQLKIKECKGACINQEPPEEYNDRVAEFISEMKFDNDNMVIIDRGRNINERSAVLIENGIYKGYCFFDLNYQVNNIEILKNLIIPMQNNRDTRTIIQGYLRRHKVIRIVKF
- a CDS encoding YggS family pyridoxal phosphate-dependent enzyme; the protein is MSIAQNLLDIKASLPENVTLVAVSKTKPVTDLMEAYHAGQRIFGENKIQEMTEKWQQMPKDIEWHMIGHVQSNKVKYMVPYVKLIHGVDSLKLLKEINRQAVRWRKNINCLLQIHIAEEETKFGLDETELDELLNSEELKEMQNIKIVGLMGMATFTDNVQQIEKEFKYLKSLFDKYQQPTTNNRQLTTLSMGMSGDYQLAIDCGSNMVRIGSSIFGTR
- a CDS encoding DUF1015 domain-containing protein, which codes for MSKIIPFKAVRPTPDKVALVTCRNYDDYSSAELAAWLSFNPYSFLHVIHPAYMHSQKITLDKRFKGVAHKYQDFKDDGIFMTEDKAVFFLYEIQTKSQSFTGIVAGTSIDDYKHNIIKKHEDTLQYRVEYFKDYLHQTGFNTEPVLITYPDNDALNTWIAEKKKSTPIYNYSTTNKEQHQLWKIDSDTEIHWLIQQFENIPELYIADGHHRSASAELLFDEDQHLGNQNLNYFMSFLIAESNVKIYEYNRIIRDLNGYSKEDFLEKLSENFILKDKEQELWKPQSKFEFGMYLDGSFYALFYKQEKSQPSILENLDAQILYDKVLQPLLGIEDLRNDERIEYIPGKQSISTIKELVDEGEFEVGFMLYPSDISEIKALADNNLIMPPKSTYIEPKFRSGLMVYEL
- a CDS encoding 3-hydroxyacyl-CoA dehydrogenase family protein; translated protein: MNTIAVIGAGTMGNGIAHTFAQSGFTVKLIDVSEKSLEKGMATIAANLDRMVTKGTISEEDKHQTIGNIITYTDIKDGVVGCDLVVEAATENVGLKLNIFKQLSELCDHNVILATNTSSISITQIAAQVVHPERVIGMHFMNPVPIMKLVEIIRGYNTSDEVTKIIMDLSVKLGKVPTEVNDYPGFVANRILMPMINESIETLYNGVAGVSEIDTVMKLGMAHPMGPLQLADFIGLDVCLSILNVMYDGFKNPKYAPCPLLVNMVMAGKLGVKSGEGFYDYSESKKAEKVSKQFI
- a CDS encoding Gfo/Idh/MocA family protein, giving the protein MLKVGVLGAGHLGKIHLRLLQQSEKYELVGFYDENTEYAEKIAAEFGYKRFDTIAKLIHAVDVIDIVTPTLSHYKCAKVSIKSGKHVFIEKPIATTVEEAEEIIALAKEYHVKGQVGHVERFNPAFTAVKNQIDNPMFIETHRLAEFNPRGTDVPVVLDLMIHDIDAILSVVKSKVKAVHASGVSVLSQSPDIANARIEFENGCVANITSSRISMKNMRKSRFFQKDAYISVDYLDKVCEVVKMKEAPEVPGDFDMILQNAEGEKKQIYFNNPEVAPNNAILDELETFADAINNNTNPVVTLEDGTEALRVAYMIIDSMNEK